In a genomic window of Planctomycetaceae bacterium:
- a CDS encoding PH domain-containing protein, with the protein MSVQAIAGVSSSTESNVMTVYPSVCANAFGRLLGQLYGCIPIRIFGHKLSTLLFALPTAPIGAPLYLLTKVLGSRYVLTNRSVQIWASLGAQKLRQVDLSEVDSVELEQRAGQEFFRAADVRLKSASGQTLLLLPGVGDAGAFRNAIQRTTEARRMVKSSLSTINARQ; encoded by the coding sequence ATGTCAGTACAGGCCATTGCCGGTGTGAGTTCATCCACTGAGTCCAATGTTATGACGGTTTATCCGTCGGTATGTGCGAATGCGTTTGGTCGACTCCTGGGACAGCTTTACGGATGCATCCCGATACGCATTTTCGGGCACAAATTGTCGACGTTGCTTTTTGCCCTGCCGACGGCTCCCATCGGAGCACCACTTTATTTACTGACGAAAGTCCTGGGTTCCAGGTACGTGCTCACCAATCGCTCGGTTCAGATCTGGGCTTCCCTTGGAGCTCAGAAGTTACGTCAGGTCGACCTCAGTGAAGTCGACTCCGTCGAACTGGAACAGCGGGCAGGTCAGGAGTTCTTTCGGGCGGCCGATGTTCGATTAAAGTCTGCCAGCGGACAAACACTGTTGCTGCTTCCGGGTGTAGGCGATGCCGGAGCATTCCGGAATGCCATCCAGCGAACCACCGAGGCGCGACGCATGGTCAAGTCGTCTCTGTCGACGATCAATGCTCGTCAGTAA
- a CDS encoding thioredoxin domain-containing protein, which yields MKTPLRINSVSLSTVLLCLAACLSSAASAQDNATSASNQKPDQRVRPANRLSRESSPYLLLHAHNPVDWYAWGPEAFEKARSENKPIFLSIGYSSCYWCHVMERLVFSNQEIATFMNEHFVNIKVDREERPDVDDIYMTSLIVYQQAAGQGGGGGWPLSIFLTPDGNPIAGATYLPPADTDGRPGFLNVANQVSKLWNSNPERLKGSASIIAAEVRRLSGPRFSVEEVDLSHSLLDAAADDISSRYDPVNGGVDWNPARPDGPRFPNVPRLQLLLTLSQTADEDAADSKTRTDLRNIVIHSLRSMAMGGLRDHLAGGFHRYSTDRSWHVPHFEKMLYDQAQLLQVYTRAAGITNDPLFFEVAGEIADFVKRELTLPGGGFCSALDAETNAIEGEYYVWQPQQIEGSLAEDAELFMTVYGMKEENPFEHGYVLRLPRPTQESLSLLNIEQLSGLRRIEAAKSKLLEVRNKRQRPMLDDKVLTEWNAMMIQALAQSSQLPGRQDDLEAAKNAAQFLLDHLRKDDGTFYRSWRNDTAVYDAYLDDYAYLAAAMGELHQATNDAQWLQHASDITRKQIELFYDQKLKAFFYTSANHEQLIARTCTVYDSVYPSGFSVTVRNLLELSKHNDEFKQIASDTMGRFAPTMSESPAACAGMGLALHDLLSMNESADVSAANSRESGTILCGLKISDESITNKASTHSDEKDESTATIVFKPVSPEPNPSSGQAEEKRDRPLSVGVYPFFDKLERGGKCPVAIEITIDKEWHINANPSNPDFLIPTELKITSKQKIKLTRVKYPAHQLMTMEGETEPYHVYGGKVIIYALLETEASETAEFGELEVQLRYQACNEMTCSQPDKIVQRGKLPLANPGDPIRKINEDKFPKPKEPAAGSQ from the coding sequence ATGAAAACGCCCCTCCGAATCAACTCAGTATCTCTGAGCACAGTTTTACTTTGCCTTGCTGCCTGCCTTTCCTCTGCAGCGTCTGCTCAGGACAACGCCACGTCAGCGTCGAACCAGAAACCTGACCAGAGGGTCAGGCCAGCAAATCGTCTGTCCCGCGAATCCAGCCCCTACCTACTTCTGCATGCCCATAATCCGGTGGACTGGTACGCGTGGGGTCCGGAGGCATTTGAGAAGGCTCGCAGCGAAAATAAGCCCATCTTCCTTTCGATTGGCTACAGCAGCTGCTACTGGTGCCACGTGATGGAACGCCTTGTCTTTTCCAATCAGGAAATTGCCACGTTCATGAATGAGCATTTCGTCAACATCAAAGTGGACCGCGAAGAACGTCCCGATGTCGACGACATCTACATGACCAGCCTGATTGTCTATCAACAGGCGGCCGGCCAGGGTGGTGGAGGCGGATGGCCGCTGTCCATCTTTCTGACACCGGACGGGAATCCAATTGCCGGAGCGACGTATTTGCCTCCGGCCGATACAGACGGCCGACCAGGATTCCTGAATGTCGCAAACCAGGTCAGCAAACTATGGAACTCCAACCCCGAGAGGCTCAAAGGATCGGCCAGCATTATTGCCGCGGAAGTTCGCAGACTTAGCGGCCCCAGGTTCTCTGTTGAAGAAGTCGACCTGAGTCATTCCCTCCTGGATGCCGCGGCCGACGATATTTCCTCCCGATACGATCCGGTAAATGGAGGCGTCGACTGGAATCCGGCGAGACCGGACGGACCACGATTTCCCAATGTCCCTCGTCTGCAACTATTGCTGACTTTGAGTCAGACGGCAGACGAAGATGCAGCGGATTCGAAAACACGGACCGATTTACGGAACATCGTCATTCATTCGCTCAGATCAATGGCGATGGGCGGACTGCGGGATCATCTGGCAGGCGGATTCCATCGCTACAGCACTGATCGAAGCTGGCATGTGCCGCACTTCGAAAAGATGCTTTACGATCAGGCCCAGCTGCTGCAGGTGTATACACGAGCCGCAGGAATTACCAACGATCCACTGTTCTTTGAGGTCGCCGGTGAGATCGCTGATTTCGTCAAGCGCGAACTCACACTCCCCGGAGGCGGGTTCTGCTCAGCCCTGGATGCAGAAACAAACGCCATTGAAGGTGAGTACTACGTTTGGCAGCCGCAGCAAATTGAAGGGTCGCTGGCCGAAGATGCCGAACTGTTCATGACGGTCTACGGCATGAAAGAAGAGAATCCCTTTGAACATGGTTATGTCCTCCGATTACCTCGACCGACCCAGGAATCACTTTCATTACTGAACATCGAACAACTCTCCGGTCTCCGCCGGATTGAGGCCGCGAAATCAAAGTTGCTGGAAGTACGCAATAAACGCCAGCGACCAATGCTGGATGATAAAGTACTCACCGAATGGAACGCGATGATGATTCAGGCATTGGCGCAGAGTAGCCAGTTGCCGGGCCGTCAGGATGATCTGGAAGCAGCGAAGAATGCGGCGCAGTTCCTTCTGGACCACCTGAGAAAAGATGATGGAACATTTTACCGTTCCTGGAGAAATGACACGGCCGTCTACGACGCTTACCTCGATGACTACGCATACCTGGCAGCTGCCATGGGCGAACTTCATCAGGCAACGAACGATGCGCAATGGCTGCAACATGCAAGTGACATCACCCGAAAGCAGATTGAACTGTTCTACGACCAGAAACTGAAGGCCTTCTTCTACACTTCAGCCAACCACGAACAATTGATTGCAAGAACCTGCACCGTCTACGACTCCGTCTATCCGTCAGGATTCAGTGTCACGGTCCGGAATCTGCTGGAACTCTCGAAACACAACGACGAGTTCAAACAAATCGCAAGCGACACAATGGGCCGGTTTGCACCGACCATGTCAGAATCGCCGGCTGCCTGCGCGGGGATGGGACTCGCGTTACATGACCTTTTGTCGATGAACGAATCTGCTGATGTATCGGCTGCCAACAGCCGGGAGAGCGGAACAATACTTTGTGGCCTGAAGATATCAGACGAATCCATCACGAATAAGGCTTCGACCCACTCCGACGAGAAAGACGAGTCGACTGCAACTATTGTCTTCAAGCCAGTGTCCCCTGAGCCCAACCCTTCGTCCGGCCAGGCGGAAGAGAAACGTGACCGACCACTTTCCGTTGGCGTCTATCCGTTCTTTGACAAACTCGAACGCGGTGGAAAGTGCCCTGTTGCGATCGAGATTACGATCGACAAGGAATGGCACATAAATGCAAATCCATCTAACCCGGACTTCCTCATCCCAACGGAACTCAAGATCACCAGCAAGCAAAAAATCAAGCTGACCCGAGTGAAATATCCGGCCCATCAACTGATGACGATGGAAGGTGAAACAGAACCGTACCATGTGTACGGCGGCAAAGTTATCATCTATGCACTGCTGGAAACAGAAGCCAGCGAGACAGCAGAGTTTGGTGAACTGGAAGTCCAGCTCCGATACCAGGCATGCAACGAGATGACCTGCAGTCAACCCGACAAGATTGTCCAGCGCGGCAAGCTTCCGCTGGCCAACCCGGGAGATCCGATCCGGAAGATTAATGAAGACAAGTTTCCCAAGCCCAAAGAACCTGCCGCCGGTTCTCAATGA
- a CDS encoding efflux RND transporter periplasmic adaptor subunit, whose protein sequence is MVGSSPAPSAARLPKGYRNDRYFGLIYDSVPSGADDLTIIPGIATREAVTLNRMGIYFVPQIATWRHHHVVAFAAELQIPPTQIVSERWVENAQSLCAEPLVAQTSAPPAPFLRTLAILTCAMMIGLFLVYFMGNRTATPLHGVLSADITAIRVPADSKLLASHVKAGDEVFSSTPLLTLEKVSHQKLIQDQQSRVQQLQNELRQAEAQSELELAWRSRELERELYDVRVQTQIIQEVQKQSRPSVPTAALEEPPVEHSGSNRTRLASVSRSRDVAQRAAIPAGGIVFFSGASGESTMESGLSAASVGLPPRPVPTQVAQARPVQLAEPKIVSAASPATTVASSAMAENLEARINRLESLRSVLPEQVRQAAGIENMRARLQDATALLDQMKEVSREVSVTSPGYGVVGQVRFREGDNLPEGEVMLKILHTDRRYVVVYVPTRRVNELQPGSEVKLSFPGGQQFRGQVTDLPMLAESLTPAGESLVAVRIDPVGRLWPHVPIGSQVDVAAVN, encoded by the coding sequence ATGGTTGGTTCAAGTCCCGCTCCCTCAGCTGCTCGACTTCCCAAAGGCTACCGGAACGATCGCTATTTCGGACTGATATACGATAGCGTTCCCTCTGGTGCTGATGATCTGACTATCATTCCGGGGATTGCAACGCGCGAAGCAGTCACGTTGAATCGCATGGGGATTTACTTTGTTCCGCAAATTGCCACGTGGCGTCACCATCATGTCGTTGCGTTTGCCGCAGAGTTACAGATTCCGCCCACACAAATCGTCAGCGAACGCTGGGTAGAAAATGCTCAGTCGTTGTGTGCGGAACCTCTTGTTGCTCAGACATCTGCTCCGCCTGCACCGTTTCTGCGAACCCTGGCCATTCTCACGTGTGCCATGATGATTGGGTTGTTCCTGGTGTACTTCATGGGCAACCGAACAGCCACACCATTGCATGGTGTTCTGTCTGCCGACATTACGGCCATTCGGGTGCCAGCCGATTCCAAACTACTGGCCTCTCACGTGAAGGCTGGAGATGAGGTGTTTTCCAGCACGCCGCTTCTGACCCTGGAAAAAGTTTCGCACCAGAAGTTGATTCAGGATCAGCAAAGCAGGGTGCAGCAGTTGCAGAATGAGCTGAGACAGGCGGAAGCCCAGTCGGAGCTCGAACTTGCATGGCGCAGTCGCGAACTCGAGCGCGAATTGTATGACGTCAGAGTTCAGACTCAGATTATTCAGGAAGTGCAAAAACAGTCACGACCATCTGTCCCCACAGCTGCTCTGGAAGAACCTCCGGTCGAACATTCCGGCAGTAACAGGACACGTCTGGCTTCGGTTTCTAGAAGTCGTGATGTGGCACAAAGAGCCGCTATCCCTGCCGGAGGCATTGTGTTCTTCAGCGGAGCGAGTGGTGAATCGACCATGGAGTCGGGACTGTCAGCGGCGTCTGTGGGTCTGCCGCCACGCCCGGTGCCGACACAGGTTGCCCAGGCGAGACCCGTCCAGTTGGCTGAACCGAAGATCGTTTCTGCCGCTTCACCGGCAACGACGGTTGCTTCATCGGCTATGGCCGAAAATCTGGAGGCTCGGATCAATCGCCTGGAGTCACTTCGATCTGTCCTGCCGGAACAGGTTCGGCAGGCGGCGGGCATCGAAAATATGCGAGCACGGTTACAGGACGCCACAGCGCTGCTTGACCAGATGAAGGAAGTCAGTCGTGAGGTCTCCGTCACATCGCCGGGTTACGGAGTTGTCGGTCAGGTACGTTTCAGGGAAGGAGACAACCTTCCTGAAGGTGAAGTCATGCTGAAGATCCTGCACACGGACCGTCGTTACGTGGTCGTTTACGTACCGACTCGCCGCGTGAACGAATTGCAGCCAGGGTCAGAAGTCAAACTGAGTTTCCCCGGCGGGCAGCAATTCCGAGGACAGGTCACAGACTTGCCGATGCTTGCAGAATCCTTGACTCCTGCCGGCGAATCGCTGGTCGCAGTTCGGATCGACCCGGTCGGTCGTCTCTGGCCCCATGTTCCTATTGGCTCCCAGGTTGATGTGGCCGCAGTGAATTAA
- a CDS encoding sulfatase-like hydrolase/transferase, translating to MYRFARVFFLVLAVAVLAFGPEASFATSLGATEAQAAAGSRPDILFLFADDMCYETIASLKMTDIDTPNLDRLMKQGTHFSHAYNMGSWSGAVCVASRTMLITGRSVWDANRIYQTTDNERKDEVLWPQLMKQAGYQTYMTGKWHIRTDAGKVFDVAKDVRGGMPRDTPQGYSRPIDGKPDPWSPSDPAFGGFWEGGKHWSEVVADNANEFLDQAVKSENPFFMYIAFNAPHDPRQSPQEFVDRYPVSRIQLPVNFLKEYPHKDQIGCSASLRDEKLGPFPRTEHAVKVHRGEYYALITHLDIQIGRILDKLEASGRAENTWIFFTADHGLAVGHHGLFGKQNLYDHSVRVPFIINGPGVPNDHHIDAPIYLQDVMATSLDLAGASKPDHVFFKSLLPFLRGEQLESNYPEVYGAYLELQRSITADGFKLIAYPKAGVLRLYDMKNDPAEMKDLATQPAQQERIEQMFHRLQDLQKSLGDHLSLAGLLGSSLKGNKPD from the coding sequence ATGTATCGCTTCGCCCGTGTTTTCTTCCTTGTCCTGGCCGTGGCTGTACTTGCCTTTGGTCCTGAAGCATCATTTGCCACGTCCCTTGGTGCAACGGAAGCTCAGGCTGCAGCCGGGAGCCGTCCCGACATCCTTTTCCTGTTCGCGGACGATATGTGTTACGAGACTATTGCTTCGTTGAAGATGACAGATATCGACACTCCGAATCTGGATCGACTAATGAAGCAGGGGACGCACTTCAGCCATGCCTACAATATGGGCTCGTGGAGCGGAGCTGTCTGTGTCGCCAGTCGGACGATGCTGATTACGGGGCGATCGGTGTGGGATGCCAACCGAATTTATCAGACAACAGACAATGAACGAAAAGATGAAGTGCTCTGGCCCCAGTTAATGAAGCAAGCCGGTTATCAAACCTATATGACCGGAAAGTGGCATATCCGGACGGATGCCGGCAAAGTGTTTGACGTCGCAAAGGACGTGCGCGGCGGCATGCCCAGAGATACGCCGCAGGGTTATAGCCGTCCGATCGATGGAAAGCCTGATCCATGGAGCCCCAGCGATCCCGCGTTTGGTGGCTTCTGGGAAGGTGGCAAACACTGGAGCGAAGTGGTCGCTGACAACGCAAACGAATTCCTCGATCAGGCCGTCAAAAGCGAAAATCCGTTTTTCATGTATATCGCTTTCAACGCGCCGCATGATCCACGACAGTCACCGCAGGAGTTTGTTGATCGCTATCCGGTCAGTCGTATTCAGTTGCCCGTTAATTTCTTAAAAGAGTATCCACACAAAGATCAGATTGGGTGTTCGGCATCCCTGCGAGATGAGAAGCTGGGGCCGTTTCCCCGGACAGAACACGCCGTGAAAGTTCACCGCGGTGAGTATTACGCATTGATCACGCATCTGGATATTCAGATTGGTCGTATTCTGGACAAGCTGGAAGCCAGCGGCCGAGCCGAAAACACGTGGATTTTTTTTACTGCGGATCACGGTCTGGCAGTTGGCCATCACGGTCTGTTTGGAAAGCAGAATCTGTACGATCACAGCGTACGCGTCCCGTTTATTATTAATGGTCCGGGTGTGCCGAATGATCATCACATCGACGCGCCGATTTACCTGCAGGATGTGATGGCTACGTCACTGGATCTTGCGGGGGCGAGCAAACCGGATCACGTCTTTTTTAAGAGTCTGCTTCCATTTCTGCGCGGGGAACAGTTGGAATCCAACTACCCGGAAGTTTACGGCGCCTATCTGGAACTACAGCGGTCAATCACCGCAGATGGTTTCAAGCTGATTGCGTATCCGAAGGCGGGGGTGCTGCGATTGTATGACATGAAGAATGACCCTGCAGAAATGAAGGACCTGGCGACACAACCTGCTCAACAGGAACGTATCGAACAAATGTTTCATCGCCTGCAGGATCTGCAAAAGAGCCTGGGAGATCACCTGAGCCTTGCAGGTTTGCTGGGGTCTTCTTTGAAAGGGAACAAACCGGATTGA
- a CDS encoding serine/threonine-protein kinase, with product MRCRDIDLHVLMADDEDSVEVRSMAGHVETCVQCQRRLLEVAGDHELLTEVRETLQAIDETLPYSSDPASSSIILCIEGSSTDDFGAECEPVALDFLSPPGHPEMLGRIGRYEVERVIGSGGMGVVLKGFDSELHRVVAIKVLKPHLAHNGAARRRFAREAQSAAAVVHEHVIPIHDVLTDSDTPYLVMQYVPGQSLQARVDERGPLEAKEVLRIARQVAAGLAAAHAQGVVHRDVKPANILLEDSVDRVLISDFGLARTVDDATLTRTGVVAGTPHYMSPEQAKGDLVDHRSDLFSLGSCIYFMCTGRPPFRAEHALAILNRICNDQHRPVEEINADVPPELADLIDRLLSKDRTERFRDAVQAEHQIETVLSDIQQGRRSKRLRWTRRWPRWRKRFRRGVIISMVLTAWMWTSAGFWPVEQQPKGDQPGDLLARNEIAAESPSDATNRPASRMSILRLPPDTFEADLHETKLLLEEIESKQPPAVESDYGHAVETLKWDEEIHQLKSIVNELIPGAG from the coding sequence ATGCGATGTCGTGACATTGACCTGCATGTGCTGATGGCTGACGATGAAGACAGCGTCGAAGTTCGTTCAATGGCAGGCCACGTGGAAACATGTGTTCAATGTCAGCGGCGATTACTGGAAGTCGCGGGCGATCACGAGTTGCTGACAGAGGTGCGGGAAACGCTTCAGGCCATTGACGAAACTCTTCCGTATTCTTCCGATCCCGCGTCGTCATCCATTATCCTGTGTATCGAAGGCAGCTCGACTGACGATTTTGGAGCAGAATGCGAACCCGTGGCGCTCGACTTTCTTTCGCCTCCAGGTCACCCGGAGATGCTTGGAAGAATTGGACGATATGAGGTCGAGCGTGTTATTGGTTCAGGAGGAATGGGAGTTGTCCTGAAAGGCTTTGACAGCGAACTTCATCGCGTGGTCGCCATCAAAGTGTTGAAGCCGCACCTTGCCCACAATGGAGCAGCACGACGTCGCTTCGCCCGCGAGGCACAGTCGGCGGCGGCAGTTGTTCACGAACATGTAATCCCGATTCATGATGTCCTGACCGACAGTGACACACCGTACCTTGTGATGCAATACGTGCCTGGCCAGTCGCTGCAGGCCCGCGTTGACGAACGGGGACCGCTGGAGGCAAAAGAGGTGCTCCGAATTGCACGACAGGTCGCGGCCGGGCTTGCAGCGGCTCACGCTCAGGGTGTCGTCCATCGAGACGTAAAACCTGCCAATATTCTGCTGGAAGATTCCGTTGACCGCGTTCTGATTTCAGACTTCGGACTGGCTCGCACTGTTGATGACGCAACGCTCACACGCACGGGCGTCGTCGCCGGTACGCCCCATTACATGTCTCCCGAACAGGCCAAAGGTGATTTGGTCGATCATCGATCCGACCTGTTCAGTCTGGGCAGCTGTATCTATTTCATGTGCACGGGACGACCACCATTTCGGGCTGAACATGCACTGGCGATACTGAATCGAATCTGCAACGACCAGCATCGTCCGGTTGAAGAGATCAACGCAGATGTACCACCAGAATTGGCAGACCTGATTGATCGTCTGCTGTCGAAAGATCGGACCGAGCGATTTCGCGATGCCGTTCAGGCAGAGCACCAGATCGAAACCGTTCTTTCTGACATTCAGCAGGGACGTCGATCAAAAAGACTCCGATGGACTCGACGATGGCCTCGATGGAGAAAGCGGTTCCGGCGGGGCGTCATCATTTCAATGGTGCTGACCGCCTGGATGTGGACAAGTGCCGGATTCTGGCCGGTCGAGCAACAACCGAAAGGCGACCAGCCAGGAGATCTTCTGGCGAGGAACGAAATTGCGGCAGAGTCACCTTCAGACGCAACCAACAGGCCAGCATCCAGAATGTCGATCCTCAGGCTGCCCCCGGATACGTTTGAAGCGGACCTTCACGAAACAAAACTGTTGCTGGAAGAAATAGAATCGAAGCAACCACCCGCCGTCGAATCCGACTACGGGCACGCCGTTGAAACCTTGAAATGGGATGAGGAAATTCATCAGCTGAAGTCAATTGTGAACGAACTCATACCTGGAGCAGGATGA
- a CDS encoding sigma-70 family RNA polymerase sigma factor, producing the protein MPRVPETRASLILRLPSADDGEAWREFVSIYEPFVYRFAIRGGLQDADARELVQEVMVSVARAVGKWRPDRQQAKFRTWLFRIARNQLLDVLTRLKGQSARRQLDTETGFDRFPDSSGTQESQLRLEHRRELFRWAAQRVQQNVKDSTWRAFWMTAVDQIDPETVAEELKMTTGAVYIARSRVLCKLRDEVRKWEDNDAMS; encoded by the coding sequence ATGCCGCGTGTACCAGAAACTCGAGCCAGTCTGATTCTGCGACTGCCATCTGCGGATGATGGCGAAGCCTGGCGCGAATTTGTATCCATCTACGAACCTTTCGTTTATCGGTTCGCCATTCGGGGCGGCCTGCAGGATGCAGACGCGCGCGAACTGGTGCAGGAGGTGATGGTTTCGGTTGCCCGCGCCGTTGGAAAATGGCGCCCCGATCGACAACAGGCAAAGTTTCGAACCTGGCTCTTCAGAATCGCACGTAACCAGTTGCTGGACGTCCTGACGCGTCTCAAAGGCCAGTCCGCTCGAAGGCAGCTGGACACCGAAACAGGTTTTGACAGATTTCCGGATTCATCAGGCACTCAGGAGTCGCAACTCAGACTCGAGCATCGCAGAGAACTTTTCCGATGGGCAGCTCAACGTGTGCAACAGAATGTCAAAGATTCCACATGGCGCGCATTCTGGATGACGGCTGTCGACCAGATCGATCCGGAAACCGTGGCAGAAGAACTGAAGATGACGACCGGCGCCGTTTATATTGCTCGCAGCCGAGTGCTCTGCAAACTCCGGGACGAAGTTCGGAAGTGGGAGGACAATGATGCGATGTCGTGA
- a CDS encoding methyltransferase, with the protein MHRLSSPSSDPTFIFELYRGSYGSELLNAAVSHFGVFRLLAQKPLNFEDLRQALKLEQRPAIVLITALRAMQLLQTNASGQFELTIAAAEHLVDGGEFDVGNYLGLSATSPGVLEIVERLRTNRPAGLDGGGAAFIYRDGMKSAMEQRNLAEHFTLALSGRAKNVAPVLADRISMQGAKTLLDVGAGTGIYSIAFLRANPSLTAIALDRPEVLKTALQFATEYGVHERLQMCAADMFVDPFPSADVILLSNILHDWDIPDCRALINRCAAALNPGGKLIIHDVLLNDDLDGPLSIALYSASLFSFTEGRAYSLAEYKGWLSEAGLIPEPPVETLVHCFAIPATRN; encoded by the coding sequence ATGCACCGGCTAAGCTCACCCTCCAGTGATCCGACTTTTATTTTTGAACTTTATCGAGGCAGCTACGGTTCGGAACTTCTGAACGCTGCAGTCTCGCATTTTGGCGTGTTCAGACTTCTGGCTCAGAAGCCTCTGAATTTCGAAGATCTTCGCCAGGCATTGAAGCTGGAACAGCGACCAGCCATTGTACTGATAACCGCTCTTCGAGCGATGCAGTTGCTCCAAACGAATGCCTCAGGCCAATTTGAACTGACAATAGCTGCTGCCGAACATCTGGTGGATGGTGGGGAGTTCGATGTTGGCAATTATCTGGGACTATCCGCAACGTCGCCTGGTGTGCTGGAAATTGTGGAAAGACTTCGCACGAACAGGCCAGCCGGACTGGATGGCGGTGGAGCGGCGTTTATTTATCGGGACGGTATGAAATCGGCCATGGAACAACGCAATCTGGCGGAACATTTTACACTTGCACTTTCCGGGCGTGCGAAGAATGTCGCCCCCGTGCTTGCGGATCGGATTTCAATGCAGGGAGCAAAAACACTGCTGGATGTGGGTGCGGGAACAGGTATCTACAGCATCGCTTTCCTGAGGGCGAATCCTTCTTTGACTGCAATTGCACTGGACCGCCCGGAAGTTCTGAAGACAGCACTCCAGTTTGCCACCGAATACGGCGTTCACGAACGATTGCAAATGTGCGCGGCGGATATGTTTGTCGATCCATTCCCGTCCGCTGATGTGATTCTTCTTTCGAACATCCTGCATGACTGGGACATTCCTGATTGTCGTGCTCTGATCAACAGATGCGCAGCTGCACTGAATCCCGGAGGAAAGCTCATTATTCATGATGTGCTGTTAAACGACGATCTGGACGGCCCGCTGTCGATTGCTTTGTATTCCGCCAGCCTGTTCAGTTTTACGGAAGGACGCGCATACAGTCTGGCAGAATACAAGGGATGGCTTTCGGAAGCCGGACTGATACCTGAGCCTCCTGTCGAGACATTGGTTCACTGTTTCGCAATTCCAGCGACTCGGAATTGA